In the genome of Candidatus Diapherotrites archaeon, the window TCTTCAAGATCTTCGAAATCGGAGCACTTTAATATGCGAGTGTCTTCAAAATAACGCTCGAGTTTGTCCTTGCTTTGGTTATGTAATTGGTTAACTGAAATCCAAATGAATGCTAAATCTTTCTTTTTCTCTTTTGAAACTGCCAAGCGTTTCAAGAACTCCGCCATCATTATTGTCTTTCCCGATCCAGTAGGAGCATCAAACACGCAAATTTTGCTCTCAGTGTAGTTGAGTAAGTCACTCACTTCGGCGAAAAGCTTCTTAACAGCTTTTTCTTGATAATCCTTAAGAGTAATCATATTTGAATATTCTCCTATAAACATGCAAAATTACTTCAGGAATTGGCCGTAGTTTCACGCGAGACTTTATTGACTTGAATTCGCTTTCTGGTACGGAATCGTCAAACGAAAACACGTAAACATTAAACTTTCCGGGAATTTTTTGAACCTCCTTTACAAAATCGCCAATTTTCTCTTCATCGAAAATAATTCCCATGAATGTTTTGGGGCTCTTGAAAATTTTGAATCCGTCTTTTTCAAGAACTGGCGAAAAAGAGTTCTCCTTTAAACAAAGCATTTCGGTTGACTTTTCTACTATTTTACGCTTATTAGCATCAGTTGGCGAAGAATCAACAAAATCAGTTTTGAAATATTTTAGATTTCCGCCTAAGCCATTTATCTTTGAGCCCTTTAAGTTAGTATAACCTTTAATGGCTTTTTTCATCCTCGGTAAACAAACATCTGTGCAAATATTGCTCTCATTGTTAGTGCAAAGAATGAATTTTCTATTTCCACCATCTTGTTTATTCAACTCTAAAACGGCGTGACCGGTTGTTCCAGAGCCAGCAAAAAAATCAAGAATGAGGGGGGACTTTTTTGCAGTGTTTTTCAGCAAATATTCAATCAATATCGTTGGCTTAGGGTAATTAAAAATCGCTTTGCCCCCATCTTCACCAAATATATCTCTTATTTCTCGAGTTCCATCTTGTGTGTAAAACATGTTATAGAGAACAGAGCGCATTATCTTTGTCCTTTCTTTGCCAAACGCGTTCAAGAATTGCTTGACCATCGGACGATAGTAGTAGCCACGTTGATCCTTTTCTTTCTTGCAATTTATTTTATGCCAAACAATGGTTTTATTCTCAAATTCTTCTTTGGCCCTACTTTCACTAAATCTCCATTGATATCTCCCACCTTTTGGCCTAATCTCTTTTCCGTCAGGATCTTTTATGGGGTAATACATCGTGCGAATTGGAGTCGGAATGGACTGTTCTAAATCCTTGAGTTTATACACCCCGCGAGAATCGTTATCTGGATTTTTGTAAGATTTTAATTCATCTTCGGTAAGTGCCTCTTCGAACCGTTGAATAAACTGAATGTTTTTAGCATACACCAAAACGTATTCGTGGTCTACTACAAACGCTTCTTTCTTCAGGACTTCCTCTGTCGGTTTATTTGGATTTTGCTTACCGCCGCCACCAGCCTTATTTTTCCAAATCAACATCCCGACATAGTTTTCTGCATTAAATACATCATCACACAATAGCTTAAGCTGCGCTTGCTCGGCGTCATTTATAGAAATAAACATCACGCCATCTTTTTTGAGCAAATTTTTTGCTAATCGCAATCTTTTGCTCATGAAGGAAAGCCATTTACTATGGCGGTAGGAATCTTCATCATCAACAATTTTGTTATTGTAGATGAACTTATCGCCAGTTCCGCTATTGTATGGCGGATCAATATAGATAATATCAACCGACTCGCTATGCGTAAAATTCAGAACAGCTAAGGCATGATAGTTATCACCTTCAATCAGGACATTGCTCTCAATTGCTTGATTAGTAACAACATCATTACTGAGAATTGACTTCAAAACTGGGAATTTGTGGTTCGCGTCGGTAAAAGTTTCCTTAGTTTTTATTCCGTCCCAGTTGATGTAATAGTCAAATTTTTCTTTTATTTTATCCTGTTCCCAGACTAATCCATAGGTTTTTTGTTTCCGCAGCGCTTCAATTTCCTTTACTAAGTCTTCTCTTGTCCAACCGTTATAATCCCCATTTTTTCCACCCATACCCATAGTGCAGTATTTTCGGGTATTTTAATGATTCGAAAGAAGCCAACGTTTTGAGACGTTTACAAAAGATGACTTTATTTAGCGCAAAATTTACTCCAAAAACGATGACCAATTTATATATACCCCACTACTAAAATCTTCTCAAATGACATCAAACCTCAAAGATGACATAATGAATTGGCTAACGGACCGGGACTATAATCACAAATTACGTGGGATGAAGTTGCTGCAGGATCTGACAATAGCTGTCGTTCTCCTGATTTTATTCTTTGCAATTTTCCCATTTGCCGCTCAATTAAACCAAGACCCAGTAATCTTCTTCAGAATTGGGGCAGTAATTTTATTGGCAATATTATTCTTTTCTCTTAAATTTTTTCATAAGTCCTACCGCAATGCAGCTTATGGATTCAAAGGAGCACCAAATTTTGTAAAGGTGTTGCTCCTAATCTTCGTGCTACTTGGGGCACTCTATCTATTCCAAAATCAAAAAATAGTTGGCGGAATATTTAATGAAAAAAACAAAGATGAATTAATTGACAAACTAAATCCAATCTATTTTTCGAATACAATAACTGCCAAGAACAACTCATCCTCATTAGTTAGTACATCAGATAGCCATCCAGGATTAGCTGAATATGTTGGTGGAACTATCAGCACAGCTCAAGAGGTACAGCAAGAGTTATTTCCACCACCCAATATCGATGAAATTGAAAAGATAGTCTTTGAAAAAACAAACGCATTGAGGGGCAAAAAGCTCATTTGGAGCCCTAAACTGGCACAAATGGCCCGAGCGCATAGCCAGGATATGGCACAAAGAAAATACTTTGCCCACGATTCTCCCGAAGGATTGAGCCCATCTGATCGAGCCAAAAAGATTGGACTTAGTGAATATGGAATAGCAGAAAATATCGCTCAAGCACAGTACGGAAGCCTCTACTGCGGAGACAACCCCGTTATGACCGTTTCAAACGATGAAGATGTGGCCACGTGCGCAGTAAATGCATGGATAA includes:
- a CDS encoding CAP domain-containing protein; the encoded protein is MTSNLKDDIMNWLTDRDYNHKLRGMKLLQDLTIAVVLLILFFAIFPFAAQLNQDPVIFFRIGAVILLAILFFSLKFFHKSYRNAAYGFKGAPNFVKVLLLIFVLLGALYLFQNQKIVGGIFNEKNKDELIDKLNPIYFSNTITAKNNSSSLVSTSDSHPGLAEYVGGTISTAQEVQQELFPPPNIDEIEKIVFEKTNALRGKKLIWSPKLAQMARAHSQDMAQRKYFAHDSPEGLSPSDRAKKIGLSEYGIAENIAQAQYGSLYCGDNPVMTVSNDEDVATCAVNAWIKSPGHYANMIDPEFVEIGVGVAYDGEEFYLTQNFRVPYD
- a CDS encoding site-specific DNA-methyltransferase; amino-acid sequence: MGGKNGDYNGWTREDLVKEIEALRKQKTYGLVWEQDKIKEKFDYYINWDGIKTKETFTDANHKFPVLKSILSNDVVTNQAIESNVLIEGDNYHALAVLNFTHSESVDIIYIDPPYNSGTGDKFIYNNKIVDDEDSYRHSKWLSFMSKRLRLAKNLLKKDGVMFISINDAEQAQLKLLCDDVFNAENYVGMLIWKNKAGGGGKQNPNKPTEEVLKKEAFVVDHEYVLVYAKNIQFIQRFEEALTEDELKSYKNPDNDSRGVYKLKDLEQSIPTPIRTMYYPIKDPDGKEIRPKGGRYQWRFSESRAKEEFENKTIVWHKINCKKEKDQRGYYYRPMVKQFLNAFGKERTKIMRSVLYNMFYTQDGTREIRDIFGEDGGKAIFNYPKPTILIEYLLKNTAKKSPLILDFFAGSGTTGHAVLELNKQDGGNRKFILCTNNESNICTDVCLPRMKKAIKGYTNLKGSKINGLGGNLKYFKTDFVDSSPTDANKRKIVEKSTEMLCLKENSFSPVLEKDGFKIFKSPKTFMGIIFDEEKIGDFVKEVQKIPGKFNVYVFSFDDSVPESEFKSIKSRVKLRPIPEVILHVYRRIFKYDYS